In Mycobacterium sp. Aquia_216, a genomic segment contains:
- a CDS encoding ABC transporter substrate-binding protein — MYDVAISAPQGATSLFRRAVGPRPKWRVRSMALLFAVAVGATQLLAGCGLLGEPTVVVNVGYQSKTINTVNAGTLLRDRGDFENALKALGASNHKKYRVVWQDFASGAPLTAQMIATHVDIGSMGDYPLLTNGSKTKKYSDAATEMIAVTGYNLRGSLNQVVVRSDSTAHTLADLVGRKASTSLGSAGDGMFSTALQRNGIVKNSVHIVNQDPSVGASAIDGKQVDALAQFVPWPQLVIYRNQGRLLYDGGDNEVPTFHGVVVRRQFADSQPEVMAAFMRAMKATTDYIIANPLKAALRVGELTGIEPEVVYLYNGPNGLVTFDMTLKKQFLAAFQQIKDFLVARGSVNRDFEISTFVNDSYLRQLSGTDYERRRDEVANPTALSGIDDLCQQPVDDPAQASELWVRGAVQTTAAATPTCLLRRVAGTKSVRVSYVPDTFTAVRIFADHAVWLYDPVAPPIQRYKPFATAEGASVYRRQHPQSSAITYPAAVARSLATG; from the coding sequence ATGTACGACGTCGCCATCAGTGCCCCGCAGGGAGCAACCTCGTTGTTCCGCCGGGCCGTCGGCCCGCGGCCGAAATGGCGCGTTCGGTCGATGGCGCTGCTGTTTGCCGTGGCGGTCGGCGCCACCCAACTACTCGCAGGCTGCGGGTTACTCGGCGAGCCCACTGTCGTCGTTAATGTTGGCTACCAGTCGAAGACCATCAACACCGTCAACGCCGGAACACTGCTGCGCGACCGCGGCGATTTCGAGAATGCTCTCAAGGCGCTGGGCGCAAGTAACCACAAGAAGTACCGCGTCGTCTGGCAAGACTTCGCTTCCGGCGCACCGCTTACCGCGCAGATGATCGCGACCCACGTCGACATCGGGTCGATGGGCGACTACCCGCTGCTCACCAACGGGTCCAAGACGAAGAAGTACAGCGACGCCGCCACGGAAATGATCGCCGTCACCGGCTACAACTTGCGCGGATCGTTGAATCAGGTTGTCGTCCGCTCGGATTCCACGGCGCACACGCTTGCCGACCTGGTGGGGCGCAAGGCGTCTACCAGCCTCGGATCGGCGGGTGACGGAATGTTCTCAACGGCGCTGCAGCGCAACGGGATCGTCAAGAATTCCGTGCACATCGTGAACCAGGATCCGTCGGTCGGCGCATCGGCTATCGACGGCAAGCAGGTCGACGCGCTGGCACAGTTCGTTCCCTGGCCGCAACTGGTGATCTACCGCAATCAGGGCAGACTGCTCTACGACGGCGGCGACAATGAAGTACCTACTTTCCACGGCGTCGTCGTGCGGCGGCAATTCGCCGATAGCCAGCCGGAAGTGATGGCCGCGTTCATGCGTGCGATGAAGGCCACGACCGACTACATCATCGCCAACCCGTTGAAGGCCGCTTTGCGAGTCGGTGAACTCACCGGGATCGAACCCGAGGTGGTTTATCTCTACAACGGCCCCAACGGACTAGTGACGTTCGACATGACGCTGAAAAAGCAGTTCTTAGCGGCCTTCCAGCAGATCAAGGACTTTCTGGTGGCTCGCGGTTCGGTGAATCGGGACTTCGAGATCAGCACCTTCGTCAATGACAGTTACCTGCGGCAACTGTCCGGCACCGACTACGAGCGTCGCCGTGACGAAGTCGCCAACCCGACAGCGTTGAGCGGGATCGACGACCTGTGTCAGCAGCCGGTCGATGATCCGGCCCAGGCGTCCGAACTGTGGGTGCGGGGCGCCGTCCAGACGACGGCAGCTGCGACTCCGACCTGCCTGCTTCGCCGGGTTGCCGGCACGAAATCGGTGCGGGTGTCGTACGTGCCGGACACCTTCACGGCTGTCAGGATCTTCGCCGATCATGCGGTCTGGCTGTACGACCCAGTAGCACCACCGATTCAGCGGTACAAGCCATTCGCCACCGCGGAGGGTGCCAGCGTGTACCGGCGACAACACCCGCAGTCCAGTGCCATCACTTACCCGGCCGCCGTGGCCAGGTCCCTTGCCACCGGCTAG
- a CDS encoding YidH family protein translates to MANSTTPTSAPVDARPGEPDYRFTLANERTFLAWQRTSLGLLAASVAVVQFMPQLPVPGMRHALGVMVGMLAVLTAATGLGRWTQADRAIRRGRPLPRFTAPIWLAWGLVTIGMVTVSLTLVAAANS, encoded by the coding sequence ATAGCGAACTCAACAACGCCGACTTCTGCGCCGGTCGACGCGCGGCCCGGCGAGCCCGATTATCGGTTCACCCTGGCCAACGAACGCACATTCCTGGCCTGGCAGCGCACCTCGCTCGGGTTGCTGGCCGCGTCCGTGGCTGTCGTGCAATTCATGCCTCAGTTGCCGGTCCCTGGCATGCGCCACGCGCTGGGCGTGATGGTCGGCATGCTCGCAGTGCTGACGGCGGCGACCGGTCTGGGCCGGTGGACACAGGCTGATCGGGCCATCCGCCGGGGCCGGCCCCTGCCGCGGTTCACCGCTCCGATCTGGCTGGCGTGGGGTTTGGTCACGATCGGGATGGTGACGGTGTCGTTGACGCTCGTGGCCGCCGCGAACAGCTGA
- a CDS encoding DUF202 domain-containing protein, whose translation MPREEVTRDPGLQPERTALAWTRTALAGSTAGAVIVLRDRDVASLLHSPARLCIGGTAIVVALCTFGLGWRRRRQLAAQSHPPAAPARRDIIGVAVAVTLLSTLVLLYLLIALS comes from the coding sequence ATGCCCCGCGAAGAGGTGACCCGAGACCCGGGCTTGCAGCCCGAGCGGACTGCGCTCGCGTGGACACGTACGGCATTGGCCGGATCGACGGCGGGCGCGGTGATTGTGCTGCGGGACCGCGACGTTGCCAGTCTCTTGCATAGCCCGGCTCGTCTTTGTATCGGCGGCACGGCCATCGTGGTTGCCCTGTGTACGTTCGGCCTCGGGTGGCGCCGTCGCCGACAGTTAGCGGCGCAGTCCCATCCACCAGCCGCTCCCGCTCGACGGGACATCATCGGCGTCGCAGTTGCGGTGACCTTGTTGTCAACGCTGGTCTTGCTGTACCTGTTGATTGCGTTGAGCTGA
- a CDS encoding arylsulfatase: protein MPEQPNIVYFHVDNLGLGELGCFGGGMLRGADTARIDRFAGEALKLSHFVVEPQCTPTRSALMTGRYPIRSGNHTIALGGNDGGIVAWERTMGDILSEAGYATACFGKWHIGAEDGRWPTDHGFDEWYGPARTYDECLWPDDPWYDGERDGYSYMYDGTKEGGVRTTDQQLTVKLKGQVDGEYDRRAKAFMKRSVDAGKPFYLYHNHSLMHFPMEVREEFKGKSTNGDWGDSLLMLDHDFGSILDTLTELGVDDNTIVIFAGDNGPEDHLLGRGTAGFFDGSYFSSAEGGIRTPCLIRWPGNVPPRESNEMVHVTDMFPTLLKWAGCQPPTDRIIDGIDQREFFGGAEESKREGCMVWLNEELHAVKWSQFKISFKRQQHFHDPEIPLGFARIINLLEDPKEREAVNQTFVRWWVMQHARRLIRQFEESVETEELIPAGAPIDFVPTRCQ from the coding sequence ATGCCCGAACAACCCAATATCGTGTACTTTCACGTCGACAACCTGGGGCTCGGTGAATTGGGCTGCTTCGGTGGCGGGATGTTGCGCGGCGCCGATACCGCACGCATCGACAGGTTCGCGGGTGAAGCCCTCAAGCTGTCGCACTTCGTCGTCGAACCCCAGTGCACGCCAACCCGTTCGGCGCTGATGACTGGGCGCTACCCAATCCGCTCGGGCAATCACACGATCGCGTTGGGGGGCAATGACGGTGGCATTGTCGCGTGGGAACGCACGATGGGTGACATCCTCTCCGAGGCTGGTTATGCGACGGCATGCTTCGGCAAGTGGCACATCGGCGCGGAGGACGGCCGTTGGCCCACCGACCACGGATTCGACGAATGGTATGGTCCGGCACGCACTTACGACGAATGTCTGTGGCCCGACGACCCGTGGTACGACGGTGAGCGAGACGGCTATTCGTACATGTACGACGGCACCAAGGAAGGTGGCGTTCGCACCACCGACCAACAGTTGACCGTCAAGCTCAAAGGCCAAGTCGACGGCGAATATGACCGGCGAGCAAAGGCTTTCATGAAGCGGAGCGTGGATGCGGGTAAGCCGTTCTACCTCTATCACAATCACTCGTTGATGCATTTTCCGATGGAGGTCCGCGAGGAGTTCAAGGGAAAGAGCACCAACGGTGACTGGGGTGATTCCCTGCTGATGCTGGACCACGACTTCGGGAGCATCCTGGACACACTGACCGAACTGGGTGTCGACGACAACACCATCGTGATCTTCGCCGGGGACAACGGTCCCGAAGACCACCTGCTGGGCCGTGGCACCGCGGGCTTCTTCGACGGTTCGTATTTTTCCTCCGCGGAGGGCGGAATTCGCACGCCGTGCCTGATCCGGTGGCCCGGAAATGTCCCACCCCGAGAGAGCAACGAGATGGTGCACGTTACCGATATGTTCCCGACACTGCTGAAATGGGCGGGCTGCCAACCCCCGACCGACCGCATCATCGATGGCATCGATCAGCGTGAATTCTTCGGCGGGGCAGAGGAATCCAAGCGCGAAGGCTGCATGGTGTGGCTCAACGAGGAACTGCATGCGGTCAAGTGGTCACAGTTCAAGATCAGCTTCAAACGGCAGCAGCACTTCCATGACCCCGAGATCCCACTCGGGTTCGCCCGGATCATCAATCTGCTCGAAGATCCGAAGGAGCGCGAAGCGGTCAACCAGACCTTCGTGCGTTGGTGGGTGATGCAACATGCCAGGCGCCTCATCCGCCAATTCGAGGAAAGCGTCGAAACCGAGGAGTTGATCCCGGCAGGCGCACCGATCGACTTCGTTCCGACGCGTTGCCAGTAA
- a CDS encoding GntR family transcriptional regulator has translation MLRGQILDGVYGGLAAARPALPSETELAAEFGVSRNAIREALELLRGEGMITRVQGAGTFVTGAKLSQRLDRLEGLAESLAGHRLPVENEVLSVRESVASPFVAAKLALTENTPILFIERLRSVGGLPLSLDTTSLRMGAIPIDANLDQQDVFSLIEKELGVRLGWAEITVESVSADANTAKLLQIRPGAPLLLLHRLTHLEDGTPFDLETVRYRGDRCSLVTTAARGPDQPST, from the coding sequence GTGCTGCGCGGCCAGATCCTGGATGGCGTCTATGGTGGCTTGGCCGCTGCTCGCCCGGCGTTGCCCTCGGAGACCGAACTGGCCGCCGAGTTCGGCGTCAGCCGCAATGCGATTCGTGAAGCGCTGGAGCTCCTACGCGGCGAGGGAATGATCACCCGGGTCCAGGGTGCCGGGACATTCGTCACGGGCGCGAAGCTGAGTCAGCGCCTTGATCGCTTGGAAGGCCTCGCCGAATCCCTTGCGGGTCACCGGCTTCCGGTAGAAAACGAGGTGCTGTCGGTGCGCGAATCCGTCGCATCCCCATTCGTCGCGGCCAAGCTGGCACTGACCGAAAATACTCCCATTCTGTTCATCGAACGACTGCGCTCTGTCGGTGGCCTGCCGTTGTCGCTCGACACCACCTCGCTAAGGATGGGCGCTATCCCGATCGACGCGAATCTCGACCAGCAGGACGTGTTCTCGTTGATTGAAAAGGAACTCGGTGTGCGTCTGGGATGGGCCGAGATCACCGTCGAATCGGTGTCGGCGGACGCGAATACCGCAAAGTTATTGCAGATCCGCCCCGGGGCACCGTTGTTACTGTTGCACCGTTTGACGCATCTGGAGGACGGCACTCCATTCGACCTGGAGACGGTGCGCTACCGCGGCGACCGTTGCTCACTGGTGACCACTGCGGCAAGGGGACCCGATCAGCCGTCGACGTAG
- a CDS encoding formylglycine-generating enzyme family protein, translating to MLTELVQLPGGAFRMGSEQFYPEESPAHDVTVAPFSIELHPVTNARFADFVRATGYVTVAEQPLDPAAFPGVPPDELSPGALVFREASGPVDLRDWRQWWTWVPGACWRQPFGPGSSVIDRADHPVVQVAYPDAVAYATWASRRLPTEAEWEFAAGAGADTVYAWGDDLQPGGRLMANTWQGKFPYANNGALGWVGTSPVGTFPANAFGVVDMIGNVWEWTSSPYSAWHRPARETSQCCPTPTGDPSLKQTLKGGSHLCAPEYCHRYRPAARSSQSQDSATTHIGFRCVAD from the coding sequence ATGCTCACCGAACTGGTTCAGCTTCCAGGTGGCGCATTCCGGATGGGTTCGGAGCAGTTCTATCCCGAGGAATCGCCCGCCCACGACGTGACTGTCGCACCGTTCTCGATCGAATTACATCCGGTTACCAACGCACGGTTCGCCGACTTCGTCCGCGCTACCGGCTATGTCACCGTTGCCGAGCAGCCGCTGGATCCCGCCGCGTTTCCCGGCGTACCGCCCGACGAGTTGTCTCCCGGTGCATTGGTGTTCCGTGAAGCATCGGGTCCGGTCGATCTTCGCGATTGGCGACAGTGGTGGACGTGGGTCCCCGGGGCGTGCTGGAGGCAACCCTTTGGCCCCGGATCGTCGGTCATCGACCGGGCGGACCACCCAGTCGTTCAGGTGGCCTACCCCGACGCGGTGGCGTATGCGACCTGGGCCAGCCGGCGACTGCCCACCGAAGCGGAGTGGGAGTTCGCGGCCGGAGCCGGCGCCGACACCGTCTACGCCTGGGGCGACGACCTGCAACCCGGCGGGCGACTGATGGCCAACACGTGGCAAGGCAAGTTCCCCTATGCCAACAACGGAGCACTTGGCTGGGTCGGGACGTCGCCGGTGGGCACCTTCCCCGCCAACGCATTCGGCGTCGTCGACATGATCGGCAACGTCTGGGAATGGACGAGCAGTCCCTATTCCGCGTGGCATCGTCCCGCTCGGGAAACCTCGCAGTGCTGCCCGACCCCGACCGGTGACCCCTCGCTGAAGCAGACTCTCAAGGGCGGGTCCCATCTGTGTGCGCCCGAATACTGTCACCGCTATCGTCCGGCAGCGCGCTCGTCGCAGTCCCAAGACAGCGCGACCACACACATTGGATTTCGCTGTGTCGCCGATTGA
- a CDS encoding SDR family oxidoreductase, translating to MGVVDGRVVIVTGAGGGIGRAHALAFAAEGARVVVNDIGVGLDGSPAGGGSAAQGVVDEITAAGGEAVANGSNVADWDQAAALIQTAVDTFGGLDVLVNNAGIVRDRMIANTSEEEFDAVTAVHLKGHFATIRHAGSYWRALSKEGKAVDARIINTSSGAGLQGSVGQGNYSAAKAGIAGLTLVAAAEMGRYGVTVNAIAPSARTRMTETVFAEMMSTQDQAFDAMAPENISPLVVWLGSPESREVTGKVFEVEGGKIRVAEGWAHGPQIDKGARWDPAELGPVVSDLLAKSRPPVPVYGA from the coding sequence ATGGGCGTGGTGGACGGCCGTGTCGTCATCGTCACCGGAGCGGGCGGCGGTATCGGTCGCGCGCATGCGCTGGCCTTCGCGGCCGAAGGCGCGCGCGTCGTCGTCAACGATATCGGTGTGGGTCTGGACGGATCACCCGCCGGCGGCGGCAGTGCCGCGCAGGGCGTGGTCGACGAGATCACCGCTGCCGGTGGTGAAGCCGTTGCCAACGGATCCAACGTCGCGGACTGGGACCAAGCGGCCGCCCTGATCCAGACCGCCGTCGACACGTTCGGCGGACTGGACGTCCTGGTGAACAATGCCGGCATCGTGCGCGATCGGATGATTGCGAACACCAGCGAGGAAGAGTTCGACGCCGTCACCGCCGTGCACCTCAAGGGCCATTTCGCCACGATTCGCCACGCGGGATCGTACTGGCGCGCATTGTCCAAAGAGGGCAAAGCCGTTGACGCGCGGATCATTAACACCAGCTCGGGTGCGGGCCTGCAGGGCAGTGTCGGGCAGGGCAATTACAGTGCGGCCAAGGCCGGCATCGCGGGATTGACGTTGGTCGCCGCGGCCGAAATGGGTCGTTACGGAGTAACGGTCAACGCCATCGCGCCGTCGGCCCGGACCCGGATGACCGAGACCGTCTTCGCGGAGATGATGTCCACTCAGGACCAGGCTTTCGATGCGATGGCACCGGAAAATATTTCACCCCTGGTGGTTTGGCTGGGCAGCCCCGAATCCCGCGAGGTCACCGGGAAGGTGTTCGAGGTCGAGGGCGGCAAGATCCGCGTCGCCGAGGGCTGGGCGCATGGACCGCAGATCGACAAGGGCGCGCGGTGGGATCCCGCCGAGTTGGGTCCCGTCGTCTCCGACCTGTTGGCCAAGTCGCGGCCGCCCGTCCCGGTCTATGGGGCGTAG
- a CDS encoding SDR family oxidoreductase translates to MTRAEAGPPSAEAINLGLAGRVVLVTGGVRGVGAGISAVFAGQGATVITCARRAVDGLPYEFHACDIRDEEAVKALIDTIAERHGRLDVVVNNAGGSPYVLTAESSPKFNRKIIELNLIGALLVSQYANDKMQAQSAGGSIVNICSLSGRRPSPGTGAYGAAKAGLESLTQTLAVEWGPKVRVNACVVGMVETEQADLFYGDAESIAAISKNVPLGRLAKPEDVGWATAFLASDAASYVSGASLEVHGGGEPPHYLATTNASAIK, encoded by the coding sequence GTGACTCGCGCCGAAGCAGGCCCCCCTTCTGCGGAAGCCATCAATTTGGGATTGGCCGGGCGGGTTGTTCTGGTCACGGGCGGCGTTCGCGGGGTGGGTGCCGGAATCAGTGCGGTTTTCGCCGGGCAGGGCGCAACCGTGATCACCTGCGCCCGCCGCGCCGTCGACGGGCTGCCGTACGAGTTCCACGCGTGCGATATCCGCGACGAGGAAGCGGTCAAGGCGTTGATCGATACGATCGCCGAGCGCCATGGACGGCTCGACGTCGTCGTCAACAACGCCGGCGGATCGCCCTACGTGCTGACCGCGGAGTCCAGCCCCAAGTTCAACCGCAAGATCATCGAGCTCAATCTCATTGGTGCGCTGTTGGTTTCGCAGTACGCCAACGACAAGATGCAGGCCCAGTCGGCTGGCGGGTCGATCGTCAACATCTGCAGCCTGAGCGGCCGGCGGCCGTCCCCGGGCACCGGCGCGTACGGCGCGGCGAAGGCCGGACTGGAAAGCCTCACTCAGACGCTGGCGGTGGAATGGGGACCCAAGGTCCGGGTGAACGCCTGCGTGGTCGGCATGGTCGAGACCGAACAAGCCGACCTGTTCTACGGCGACGCCGAGTCGATCGCCGCGATCTCCAAGAATGTGCCACTGGGCCGGCTGGCCAAGCCCGAGGACGTCGGTTGGGCCACAGCCTTTTTGGCCTCGGATGCGGCGTCCTACGTCAGCGGCGCCTCGTTAGAGGTGCACGGGGGTGGCGAGCCGCCGCACTATCTGGCCACAACGAACGCCAGCGCGATCAAGTAG
- the echA20 gene encoding (7aS)-7a-methyl-1,5-dioxo-2,3,5,6,7,7a-hexahydro-1H-indene-carboxyl-CoA hydrolase → MTITSTSTEPGIVAVTVDYPPVNAIPSQGWFDLADAITAAGANPETHAVILRAEGRGFNAGVDIKEMQRTEGFTALIDANRGCFAAFRAVYECAVPVIAAVNGFCVGGGIGLVGNADVIVASNDATFGLPEVERGALGAATHLSRLVPQHMMRRLFFTAATVDAATLHHFGSVHEVVPRDELDEAALRVARDIAAKDTRVIRAAKEALNLIDVQRVNSSYRMEQGFTFELNLAGVADEHRDAFAGTTKGKDA, encoded by the coding sequence TTGACGATCACATCCACCAGCACAGAACCGGGCATAGTCGCGGTCACCGTTGACTACCCGCCCGTCAACGCGATCCCGTCGCAGGGTTGGTTCGACCTCGCCGACGCGATCACTGCCGCGGGCGCGAATCCCGAGACGCACGCGGTGATCCTGCGTGCCGAAGGCCGCGGCTTCAACGCGGGCGTCGACATCAAGGAGATGCAGCGCACCGAGGGCTTCACCGCACTGATCGACGCCAACCGGGGCTGCTTCGCGGCCTTCCGTGCGGTGTACGAATGCGCCGTTCCCGTGATCGCGGCGGTGAACGGATTCTGCGTCGGCGGTGGCATCGGCCTGGTCGGCAACGCCGACGTCATCGTGGCCTCCAACGACGCCACGTTCGGGCTGCCCGAGGTGGAACGCGGCGCGCTGGGCGCGGCCACGCACTTGTCGCGACTGGTCCCCCAGCACATGATGCGGCGGTTGTTCTTCACCGCGGCGACCGTGGACGCCGCGACCCTGCACCACTTCGGCTCGGTGCACGAGGTGGTCCCCCGCGACGAACTCGACGAGGCCGCCCTGCGGGTGGCCCGCGACATCGCCGCCAAGGACACCCGGGTGATCCGCGCGGCCAAGGAAGCGCTGAACTTGATCGACGTGCAGCGAGTCAACTCGAGTTACCGGATGGAACAAGGCTTTACGTTCGAGCTCAACCTCGCCGGGGTAGCCGACGAGCACCGCGACGCCTTCGCCGGTACGACGAAGGGCAAGGACGCGTAA
- the ipdA gene encoding cholesterol ring-cleaving hydrolase subunit IpdA, which produces MADKRTTLEEAVAQLRSGMTIGIGGWGSRRKPMAFVRALLRTDVKDLTVVTYGGPDLGLLCAAGKVRRVYYGFVSLDSPPFYDPWFAKARSAGEIEAREMDEGMLRCGLQAAAQRLPFLPIRAGLGSSVLDFWEGELQTVTSPYEAPDGGYETLIAMPALRLDAAFVHLNLGDSQGNAAYTGIDPYFDDLFLMAAEKRYLSVERLVSTQELIKAVPPQALLLNRMMVDGVVEAPNGAHFTTAAPDYGRDEKFQRHYAEAASTDEGWQKFVATYLSGGEAEYQAAVRAFAEEASK; this is translated from the coding sequence GTGGCCGACAAGAGAACCACTCTCGAGGAGGCCGTCGCGCAATTGCGCAGCGGCATGACCATCGGTATCGGCGGCTGGGGATCGCGGCGCAAACCGATGGCGTTCGTGCGCGCCCTGCTGCGCACCGACGTCAAAGACCTGACCGTCGTCACCTACGGCGGACCCGACCTCGGGCTGCTCTGTGCCGCAGGCAAGGTCAGGCGTGTCTACTACGGGTTCGTCTCGCTGGATTCGCCGCCGTTCTACGACCCGTGGTTCGCCAAAGCCCGAAGCGCCGGGGAAATCGAAGCCCGGGAGATGGACGAGGGCATGCTGCGCTGCGGCCTGCAGGCCGCGGCACAACGGTTACCGTTTCTACCGATCCGCGCCGGGCTGGGCAGCTCGGTACTGGACTTCTGGGAGGGCGAGCTACAGACGGTGACCAGCCCGTACGAGGCTCCCGACGGTGGGTACGAGACGCTGATCGCCATGCCGGCGCTGCGCCTGGACGCGGCGTTCGTGCATCTCAATCTCGGTGACAGCCAGGGCAATGCGGCATACACCGGGATCGACCCCTACTTCGACGACCTCTTCTTGATGGCCGCCGAGAAGCGCTACCTTTCGGTGGAACGACTGGTGTCCACCCAAGAGCTGATCAAGGCGGTACCGCCGCAGGCCTTGCTGCTGAACCGGATGATGGTCGACGGCGTCGTGGAAGCACCCAACGGTGCCCACTTCACCACCGCCGCGCCCGATTACGGCCGCGACGAGAAGTTCCAACGACACTACGCCGAGGCCGCCTCGACCGACGAGGGCTGGCAGAAGTTCGTCGCGACCTACTTATCCGGCGGCGAGGCCGAATATCAGGCTGCCGTGCGCGCTTTCGCAGAGGAGGCCTCGAAGTGA
- the ipdB gene encoding cholesterol ring-cleaving hydrolase subunit IpdB: MSTRAEVCAVACAELFRDVGEIMVSPMTNMASVGARLARLTFSPDILLTDGEAQLLADTPALGAAGAVEGWMPFGRVFETLAWGRRHVVMGANQVDRFGNQNISAFGPLQQPKRQMFGVRGAPGNAINHATSYWVGNHSKRVFCEKVDIVCGIGWDNVDAENPAFRFANTYRVISNLGVFDFGGPDRSMRALSLHPGVSPEEVREATSFEIHGLEEAVETRLPSDDELRLIRETIDPKALRDREIRS, encoded by the coding sequence GTGAGCACCCGTGCCGAAGTGTGCGCGGTCGCCTGCGCCGAGTTGTTCAGGGACGTCGGCGAGATCATGGTGAGCCCGATGACGAACATGGCCTCGGTCGGCGCACGGCTGGCCCGGCTGACGTTCTCCCCTGACATCCTGCTGACCGACGGCGAAGCCCAGCTGCTGGCCGATACGCCCGCGCTGGGTGCCGCGGGCGCCGTCGAGGGGTGGATGCCGTTCGGCCGGGTGTTCGAGACGCTGGCCTGGGGGCGACGACACGTGGTGATGGGCGCCAATCAGGTTGACCGCTTTGGCAATCAGAATATCTCGGCGTTCGGGCCGCTGCAGCAGCCCAAGCGGCAGATGTTCGGCGTCCGCGGTGCGCCCGGCAATGCCATCAACCACGCGACCAGCTATTGGGTCGGCAATCACTCCAAGCGGGTGTTCTGCGAGAAGGTCGACATCGTCTGCGGAATCGGTTGGGACAATGTGGATGCCGAGAATCCGGCGTTCCGCTTTGCCAATACGTACCGGGTGATATCGAATCTCGGCGTGTTCGACTTCGGTGGCCCGGACCGGTCGATGCGGGCGCTGAGCTTGCATCCCGGGGTATCGCCGGAAGAGGTCCGCGAAGCGACCTCCTTCGAGATCCATGGCCTCGAGGAGGCGGTGGAGACCCGCCTGCCGTCCGACGACGAACTGCGCCTGATCCGCGAGACGATTGATCCGAAAGCATTGCGCGACCGAGAGATACGGTCATGA
- the ipdC gene encoding (3aS,4S,5R,7aS)-5-hydroxy-7a-methyl-1-oxo-octahydro-1H-indene-4-carboxyl-CoA dehydrogenase: MKLRTPLTELVGVEHPVVQTGMGWVAGARLVAATANAGGLGILASATMTLDELATAIGKVKAATDKPFGVNMRADAADAGDRVELMIREGVKVASFALAPKQELIARLKDAGAVVIPSIGAAKHARKVASWGADAMIVQGGEGGGHTGPVATTLLLPSVLDAVKGTGIPVIAAGGFFDGRGLAAALSYGAAGVAMGTRFLLTSDSTVPEAVKRRYLESALDGTVVTTRVDGMPHRVLRTGLVEKLENGSPVRGLTAAVRNAAKFKHMSQMTWRSMITDGLAMRHGKEMTWSQVVMAANTPMLLKAGLVEGNTEAGVLASGQVAGILEDLPSCAELIESIVHDAIEHLRAASAFVAD; encoded by the coding sequence ATGAAGCTGCGCACGCCGCTGACCGAGCTGGTAGGTGTGGAGCACCCGGTGGTGCAAACCGGGATGGGCTGGGTGGCCGGAGCGCGGCTGGTGGCGGCCACGGCCAATGCCGGCGGGCTCGGCATCCTGGCGTCGGCAACCATGACGCTGGACGAGTTGGCGACGGCGATCGGCAAGGTCAAGGCCGCCACCGACAAGCCGTTCGGCGTGAACATGCGCGCGGACGCAGCGGATGCGGGTGACCGCGTCGAGTTGATGATCCGCGAGGGCGTGAAGGTGGCGTCGTTCGCACTGGCGCCGAAACAGGAACTGATCGCTCGGCTGAAAGATGCCGGGGCAGTGGTTATCCCGTCGATCGGCGCGGCCAAGCATGCGCGCAAGGTCGCGAGCTGGGGCGCCGACGCGATGATCGTGCAGGGCGGCGAGGGCGGTGGACACACCGGACCCGTCGCCACCACGCTGCTGTTGCCGTCGGTGCTGGACGCCGTGAAGGGCACCGGCATCCCGGTCATCGCGGCGGGCGGATTCTTCGACGGGCGCGGACTGGCGGCGGCGTTGTCCTACGGCGCGGCCGGTGTGGCGATGGGCACCCGGTTTCTGCTCACGTCGGATTCCACTGTGCCAGAAGCGGTCAAGCGGCGTTATCTGGAGTCGGCGTTGGACGGCACCGTGGTCACCACGCGCGTCGACGGGATGCCGCACCGGGTGCTGCGCACCGGGCTCGTCGAGAAACTGGAAAACGGTTCGCCAGTGCGGGGTTTGACGGCTGCGGTGCGCAACGCCGCAAAGTTCAAGCACATGTCGCAGATGACCTGGCGATCGATGATCACCGACGGCCTGGCGATGCGCCACGGCAAGGAGATGACCTGGTCGCAGGTGGTGATGGCGGCCAACACTCCAATGCTGTTGAAAGCCGGGCTCGTTGAGGGCAACACCGAGGCCGGGGTGCTGGCGTCGGGGCAGGTCGCCGGCATTCTCGAGGACCTGCCGTCGTGCGCCGAGCTGATCGAGTCGATCGTGCATGATGCGATCGAGCATCTACGTGCGGCCTCCGCATTCGTCGCAGACTAA